A DNA window from Falco peregrinus isolate bFalPer1 chromosome 8, bFalPer1.pri, whole genome shotgun sequence contains the following coding sequences:
- the FBXL21P gene encoding F-box/LRR-repeat protein 21: protein MKRARQKVVIENEGPQTLQKSKNQKTCLHGSAFGESDLHASMDWGSLPHHVILRIFQFLPLVDRARASSVCRRWNDVFHIPDLWRRFEFELSQPATSYLKSTHPDLIQQIIKRHADHLQYVSFKVDSSTESAEAACDILSQLVNCSIKTLGLISTAKPSFMNVSKAHFASALTVVFVNSKSLSSVKIDDTPLDDPSLKVLVANNSDTLKLLKMSSCPHVSPAGILCVADQCHGLKELALNYYILSDELLLALSSEKHVDLEHLRIDVVSENPGQVEFHTIKKQSWDAFVKHSPKVNIVMYFFLYEEEFDAFFREETPVTHLYFGRAVSKAMLGRIGMNCPRLIELVVCANGLQPLDDELIRIAERCKNLTAMGLGECEVTCRGFIEFVKMCGGRLTQLSIMEEVLIPDNDYSLDRLHLEVSKHLGRMWFPDMMPTW from the exons ATGAAGAGAGCTAGGCAGAAAGTTGTGATTGAAAATGAAGGTCCTCaaacattacagaaaagcaaaaaccagaaaacttgtttacATGGCTCCGCGTTTGGTGAATCTGATTTGCATGCCTCAATGGACTGGGGAAGCCTTCCGCACCATGTTATTTTGcgtatttttcagtttctaccTTTAGTTGATAGAGCTAGGGCATCTTCCGTTTGTCGAAGGTGGAATGATGTTTTTCACATCCCAGATCTCTGGAGGAGATTTGAATTTGAACTTAGCCAGCCAGCTACTTCTTACTTAAAGTCTACACATCCTGATCTCATTCAGCAGATTATAAAGAGGCATGCTGATCATCTGCAGTACGTCAGCTTCAAG GTTGATAGTAGTACTGAgtcagcagaagcagcctgtgaCATCCTTTCTCAGTTGGTGAACTGTTCTATCAAGACACTGGGTTTGATTTCTACAGCAAAACCAAGCTTCATGAATGTCTCTAAG GCTCATTTTGCTTCAGCACTGACAGTAGTTTTTGTAAACTCCAAGTCGTTATCATCGGTCAAGATAGATGACACACCACTTGATGATCCTTCCTTGAAGGTTCTTGTTGCTAACAATAGTGATACTCTAAAACTGCTAAAAATGAGCAGCTGTCCTCATGTATCACCTGCTG GAATTCTTTGTGTTGCTGACCAGTGTCATGGACTTAAGGAGCTGGCTTTGAACTATTACATATTAAGTGATGAACTGCTGCTGGCTCTTTCGAGTGAAAAGCATGTTGATCTTGAACATCTTCGCATAGACGTTGTGAGTGAAAACCCTGGACAAGTTGAATTTCACactattaaaaagcaaagctgggaTGCTTTTGTTAAACACTCCCCCAAAGTCAACATTGTAATGTATTTCTTCTTATACGAAGAAGAATTTGATGCTTTCTTCAGAGAGGAAACCCCTGTTACACACCTTTACTTTGGTCGTGCAGTGAGCAAAGCGATGTTAGGTCGCATTGGCATGAATTGCCCAAGGTTAATTGAGTTGGTTGTGTGTGCTAACGGACTTCAGCCTTTGGATGACGAACTTATTCGGATTGCCGAGCGCTGTAAGAACTTAACAGCAATGGGACTTGGTGAATGTGAAGTAACTTGCAGAGGTTTTATTGAATTTGTAAAGATGTGTGGGGGCAGGCTTACCCAGCTTTCTATAATGGAGGAGGTACTGATTCCAGATAATGATTATAGCTTAGATCGGCTTCATCTGGAAGTCTCCAAACACCTTGGAAGAATGTGGTTTCCTGATATGATGCCAACGTGGTAA